In one window of Bradyrhizobium sp. AZCC 1721 DNA:
- the sigJ gene encoding RNA polymerase sigma factor SigJ, whose product MSMSSNRLHDGDPLAPHRGRLLGLAYRMLGSRCDAEDVVQDAYLRFAGAQDVRNAEAFLVTIVTRLCLDRLKSAKAQREIYIGPWLPEPVFDAESLSAEAATDLADDLSFALLLALDRLSPMERAAFLLHDVFDTPFSEIAAMLDHSEAACRQLASRARRAVRDNRPLPAAAPDNHARLLRAFSEAVASGDVSRLAELLREDAVAITDGGGRKFAARNPIVGKDKVARFFVGIAGKTAGQDVRIEPAVINGAIGALLYLDGELDLTLSMAIDGDRIAAIYVVRNPDKLRHVPRPS is encoded by the coding sequence ATGTCGATGTCGTCAAACAGGCTGCATGACGGGGACCCGCTGGCGCCCCATCGCGGGCGCCTGCTCGGGCTCGCCTATCGCATGCTCGGCAGCCGCTGCGACGCCGAAGACGTCGTGCAAGACGCCTATCTCCGCTTTGCCGGCGCCCAGGATGTCCGCAACGCGGAAGCGTTTCTCGTCACCATCGTGACCCGGCTTTGTCTCGATCGCCTGAAGAGCGCGAAGGCGCAGCGGGAGATCTATATCGGGCCTTGGCTTCCGGAGCCCGTGTTCGACGCGGAAAGCCTGTCGGCCGAAGCCGCCACCGACCTGGCCGACGACCTATCGTTCGCCTTGTTGCTGGCGTTGGACCGGCTTTCTCCGATGGAGCGCGCGGCCTTCCTGCTGCACGATGTGTTCGACACGCCGTTTTCCGAAATCGCCGCGATGCTCGACCATAGCGAGGCCGCCTGCCGTCAACTTGCCTCGCGCGCCCGCCGAGCGGTGCGCGACAACCGCCCGCTACCCGCGGCCGCGCCGGACAATCACGCGCGCCTGTTGCGTGCTTTTAGCGAAGCGGTTGCCAGCGGCGACGTCAGCCGGCTGGCCGAATTGCTGCGCGAGGACGCGGTTGCGATCACCGATGGCGGCGGCCGCAAATTCGCGGCGCGCAATCCGATTGTTGGGAAAGACAAGGTCGCCCGCTTCTTCGTCGGCATTGCCGGCAAGACCGCCGGCCAAGACGTCCGTATCGAGCCGGCTGTCATCAACGGCGCCATTGGCGCGCTACTCTATCTCGATGGCGAACTCGACCTCACCTTGAGCATGGCGATCGACGGCGACAGAATCGCCGCGATCTATGTCGTCCGCAACCCCGACAAGCTGCGCCACGTGCCGCGCCCCAGTTGA
- the rpoC gene encoding DNA-directed RNA polymerase subunit beta', translated as MNQEIMNLFNPTTPAQVFDQIRISIASPEKILSWSYGEIKKPETINYRTFKPERDGLFCARIFGPIKDYECLCGKYKRMKYKGIICEKCSVEVTLSRVRRERMGHIELAAPVAHIWFLKSLPSRIGLLLDMTLKDLERILYFEYYVVLEPGLTALKDRQLLSEDEYLKAQDEYGQDSFTAMIGAEAIRELLKGLELEKLEQSLRAEMQETESDIKHKKLAKRLKIVEAFRYSGNKPEWMILTVVPVIPPDLRPLVPLDGGRFATSDLNDLYRRVINRNNRLKRLMELRAPDIIIRNEKRMLQEAVDALFDNGRRGRVITGANKRPLKSLADMLKGKQGRFRQNLLGKRVDYSGRSVIVVGPELRLHQCGLPKKMALELFKPFIYSRLDAKGLSTTVKQAKKLVEKERPEVWDILDEVIREHPVLLNRAPTLHRLGIQAFEPVLIEGKAIQLHPLVCAAFNADFDGDQMAVHVPLSLEAQLEARVLMMSTNNILHPANGQPIIVPSQDIVLGLYYLSIMREGLPGEGKIFGDMAELEHALHSKVIHLHTKIKYRWEGTDESGKATKRWIETTAGRVMLGNVLPKNPRISYEIINKLMTKREISGVIDQVYRHCGQKETVIFCDRIMALGFYNAFKAGISFGKDDMVVPHSKWKIVDTTRTLAKDFEQQYNDGLITHGEKYNKVVDAWSKATEEIAKEMMKEISSTKKTPKGADADINSIYMMAHSGARGSPAQMRQLAGMRGLMAKPSGEIIETPIISNFKEGLSVLEYFNSTHGARKGLADTALKTANSGYLTRRLVDVAQDCIITQDDCGTKLGIKMRAIVDAGTVVASLASRILGRTAGEDLRDPATNKVVVKRGTLMEETHVDAIQQAGIQEVKIRSALTCELVNGICGKCYGRDLARGTPVNHGEAVGVIAAQSIGEPGTQLTMRTFHIGGAAQINEQSFVESNFEGKVTIKNKSIARNSEGHLIAMVRNMVVAIVDADGTERATHRIQYGARMHVDEGDMVKRGQRIAEWDPYTRPVLTEVEGTIGFEDLVEGQSISETLDESTGIAKRVVIDWRASRGGADLRPAIVVKGKDGKVLKLPRGGDARYMLSVDAILSVDTGAKVKAGDILARISTESAKTRDITGGLPRVAELFEARKPKDAAIIAEIAGTIRFGRDYKNKRRISIEPMDKTEEPREYLIPKGKHIHLQDGDIVEKGDFIVEGNPAPHDILAIKGIEELAAYLVNEIQEVYRLQGVLINDKHIEVIVRQMLQKVEVTDQGDTDMISGEQVDKIEFDALNLKAKEEGKKPATGTPVLLGITKASLQTRSFFSAASFQETTRVLTEAAVNGKVDPLEGLKENVIVGRLIPAGTGASMAKIREVAVKRDKLILDEREKQAAIVPTAPEAEPLALPPAE; from the coding sequence ATGAACCAAGAAATTATGAATCTCTTCAATCCGACGACTCCGGCCCAGGTCTTCGACCAGATCCGGATCTCGATTGCGTCCCCGGAGAAGATTCTGTCCTGGTCCTACGGCGAGATCAAAAAGCCGGAGACCATCAACTACCGGACCTTCAAGCCGGAGCGCGACGGCCTGTTCTGCGCCCGCATCTTCGGGCCGATCAAGGATTACGAGTGCTTGTGCGGCAAGTACAAGCGCATGAAGTACAAGGGCATCATCTGCGAAAAGTGCTCGGTCGAAGTGACGCTGTCGCGCGTCCGGCGCGAGCGCATGGGTCATATCGAACTGGCGGCACCTGTTGCCCACATCTGGTTCCTGAAGTCGCTGCCGTCGCGCATCGGCCTTCTGCTTGACATGACGCTGAAGGATCTCGAGCGGATCCTGTACTTCGAATACTACGTCGTGCTGGAGCCGGGGCTGACCGCGCTCAAGGACCGTCAGCTCTTGTCGGAAGACGAGTACCTGAAGGCGCAGGACGAATACGGCCAGGATTCGTTCACCGCCATGATCGGGGCGGAAGCGATTCGCGAGCTGTTGAAGGGTCTTGAGCTCGAAAAGCTCGAGCAGTCCCTGCGCGCGGAGATGCAGGAGACTGAATCCGACATCAAGCACAAGAAGCTCGCCAAGCGCCTGAAGATCGTCGAAGCGTTCCGCTATTCCGGCAACAAGCCGGAGTGGATGATCCTGACCGTGGTGCCGGTGATTCCGCCGGACCTGCGTCCGCTGGTGCCGCTCGACGGCGGCCGCTTCGCGACCTCGGATCTCAACGACCTCTACCGCCGCGTCATCAACCGCAACAACCGCTTGAAGCGGCTGATGGAGCTGCGCGCGCCCGACATCATCATCCGCAATGAAAAGCGCATGCTGCAGGAGGCTGTCGACGCGCTGTTCGACAACGGCCGCCGCGGCCGCGTCATCACCGGCGCCAACAAGCGCCCGCTGAAGTCGCTGGCCGACATGCTCAAGGGCAAGCAGGGCCGTTTCCGGCAGAACCTGCTCGGCAAGCGCGTCGACTATTCGGGCCGTTCGGTGATCGTGGTCGGTCCCGAGTTGCGGCTGCATCAGTGCGGCCTGCCGAAGAAGATGGCGCTCGAACTGTTCAAGCCGTTCATCTACTCGCGGCTCGACGCCAAGGGTCTGTCCACCACCGTGAAGCAGGCGAAGAAGCTGGTCGAAAAGGAGCGTCCCGAGGTCTGGGATATCCTCGACGAGGTGATCCGCGAGCATCCGGTGCTGCTCAACCGCGCGCCGACGCTGCACCGCCTCGGCATCCAGGCATTCGAGCCGGTGTTGATCGAAGGCAAGGCGATCCAGCTCCATCCGCTGGTTTGCGCGGCGTTCAACGCCGACTTCGACGGCGACCAGATGGCCGTGCACGTTCCGCTGTCGCTGGAAGCGCAGTTGGAAGCGCGCGTCCTGATGATGTCGACCAACAACATCCTGCATCCGGCGAACGGTCAGCCGATCATCGTGCCGTCGCAGGACATCGTGCTCGGCCTCTATTATCTCTCGATCATGCGTGAAGGCCTGCCCGGCGAGGGCAAGATCTTCGGCGACATGGCCGAGCTCGAGCACGCCCTGCATTCGAAGGTCATCCACCTCCACACCAAGATCAAGTACCGGTGGGAGGGCACCGACGAGAGCGGCAAGGCGACCAAGCGCTGGATCGAGACCACTGCGGGCCGCGTCATGCTCGGCAACGTGCTGCCGAAGAACCCGCGGATTTCGTACGAGATCATCAACAAGCTGATGACCAAGCGCGAAATCTCCGGCGTGATCGACCAGGTCTACCGCCACTGCGGTCAGAAGGAGACCGTGATCTTCTGCGACCGCATCATGGCGCTCGGCTTCTACAATGCGTTCAAGGCCGGCATCTCCTTCGGCAAGGACGACATGGTCGTGCCGCACAGCAAGTGGAAGATCGTCGACACCACCCGTACGCTGGCGAAGGATTTCGAGCAGCAGTACAACGACGGCCTGATCACCCATGGCGAGAAGTACAACAAGGTGGTCGACGCCTGGTCGAAGGCGACCGAAGAAATCGCCAAGGAGATGATGAAGGAAATCTCCTCGACCAAGAAGACGCCGAAGGGCGCCGACGCCGACATCAACTCGATCTACATGATGGCGCATTCGGGCGCGCGCGGTTCGCCGGCCCAGATGCGTCAGCTCGCCGGCATGCGCGGCCTGATGGCGAAGCCGTCGGGTGAGATCATCGAGACGCCGATCATTTCCAACTTCAAGGAAGGTCTGTCGGTGCTCGAATACTTCAACTCGACCCACGGCGCCCGCAAGGGTCTCGCGGACACCGCGTTGAAGACCGCGAACTCCGGTTACCTGACCCGCCGCCTGGTCGACGTCGCGCAGGACTGCATCATCACGCAGGACGATTGCGGCACCAAGCTCGGCATCAAGATGCGCGCCATCGTGGATGCCGGCACGGTCGTTGCTTCGCTGGCCTCGCGTATTCTCGGCCGCACCGCGGGCGAGGATCTGCGCGATCCCGCGACCAACAAGGTCGTGGTCAAGCGCGGCACGCTGATGGAGGAGACGCATGTCGACGCCATCCAGCAGGCCGGCATCCAGGAAGTGAAGATTCGCTCGGCGCTGACCTGCGAACTCGTCAACGGCATCTGCGGCAAGTGCTACGGCCGCGATCTGGCCCGCGGCACGCCGGTCAACCACGGCGAGGCGGTCGGCGTCATCGCCGCCCAGTCGATCGGTGAGCCCGGCACGCAGCTCACGATGCGCACGTTCCACATCGGCGGCGCGGCGCAGATCAACGAGCAGTCGTTCGTCGAATCGAACTTCGAGGGCAAGGTCACCATCAAGAACAAGTCCATCGCCCGAAACAGCGAAGGTCACTTGATCGCGATGGTTCGCAACATGGTCGTTGCGATCGTCGATGCCGACGGAACCGAGCGTGCGACCCACCGCATTCAGTACGGCGCGCGCATGCACGTCGACGAAGGCGACATGGTCAAGCGCGGCCAGCGCATCGCGGAGTGGGATCCCTACACCCGTCCGGTTCTCACCGAAGTCGAGGGCACCATCGGGTTCGAGGACCTCGTCGAGGGTCAGTCGATCTCGGAAACGCTCGACGAATCCACCGGTATCGCCAAGCGCGTCGTCATCGATTGGCGTGCGTCGCGCGGTGGTGCCGACCTGCGTCCGGCCATCGTGGTCAAGGGCAAGGACGGCAAGGTGCTCAAGCTGCCGCGCGGCGGCGATGCCCGCTACATGCTGTCGGTCGACGCCATCCTGTCGGTAGATACCGGCGCGAAGGTCAAGGCCGGCGACATCCTGGCGCGTATCTCGACCGAAAGCGCCAAGACCCGCGACATCACCGGCGGTCTGCCGCGGGTGGCCGAACTGTTCGAGGCCCGCAAGCCGAAGGACGCGGCGATCATCGCGGAAATCGCCGGCACGATCCGTTTCGGCCGCGACTACAAGAACAAGCGCCGCATCTCGATCGAGCCGATGGACAAGACCGAGGAGCCGCGCGAGTACCTGATCCCGAAGGGCAAGCACATCCATCTGCAGGACGGCGACATCGTCGAAAAGGGCGATTTCATCGTCGAAGGCAATCCGGCGCCGCACGACATCCTGGCGATCAAGGGCATCGAGGAACTCGCTGCCTATCTGGTCAACGAAATCCAGGAGGTCTACCGGCTGCAGGGCGTGCTCATCAACGACAAGCACATCGAGGTGATTGTCCGTCAGATGCTGCAGAAGGTCGAAGTCACCGACCAGGGCGACACCGACATGATCTCGGGCGAACAGGTCGACAAGATCGAGTTCGACGCGCTCAACCTGAAGGCCAAGGAAGAGGGCAAGAAGCCTGCCACGGGAACGCCGGTTCTGCTCGGCATCACCAAGGCGAGCCTGCAGACCCGCTCGTTCTTCTCGGCGGCCTCGTTCCAGGAGACCACCCGCGTGCTCACCGAAGCCGCCGTCAACGGCAAGGTGGACCCGCTGGAAGGCCTCAAGGAAAACGTCATTGTCGGCCGGCTGATCCCGGCGGGCACCGGCGCCTCGATGGCCAAGATCCGCGAAGTCGCCGTCAAGCGCGACAAGCTGATCCTGGACGAACGCGAGAAGCAGGCGGCCATCGTGCCGACCGCTCCGGAAGCCGAACCGCTGGCGCTGCCGCCGGCGGAGTAA
- a CDS encoding O-methyltransferase, which translates to MTTLTTTPLAPLLDRLFEEADAASAETEAAVADLSHEARARMMRSKTDYRDLYGRLKNAPLAVSRETGALLYMLARSSRARTIVEFGASFGISTLHLAAALRDNGGGRLITSEFEPSKVTRARDNLMAGGLIDLVEIREGDALQTLSVDLPDTLDLLLLDGAKALYPEILSLVESRLRPGALIVADNADDSPDYLARVRASAGGYLSTPFGEDVELSMRIGSC; encoded by the coding sequence ATGACCACCCTGACCACCACCCCGCTTGCGCCCCTGTTGGATCGCCTGTTCGAAGAGGCCGACGCGGCCTCAGCAGAGACCGAGGCTGCCGTGGCCGATCTCTCGCACGAAGCTCGGGCGCGCATGATGCGCAGCAAGACCGATTACCGCGACCTCTACGGGCGCCTGAAGAATGCTCCGCTCGCCGTCTCGCGAGAAACCGGCGCGCTACTCTACATGCTGGCGCGAAGCTCTCGCGCGCGAACGATCGTCGAGTTTGGGGCCTCGTTCGGCATCTCGACCCTGCACCTCGCCGCAGCATTGCGGGACAATGGCGGTGGCCGCTTGATCACCAGCGAGTTCGAGCCGTCCAAGGTGACGCGGGCCCGCGACAATCTGATGGCCGGCGGGCTCATCGACCTCGTGGAGATTCGGGAGGGAGACGCCCTGCAGACGCTCAGCGTCGATCTCCCCGATACGCTCGACCTGCTACTGCTCGACGGGGCCAAAGCGCTCTATCCGGAAATCCTGAGCCTGGTCGAGAGCCGCCTTCGGCCGGGCGCCCTAATCGTCGCCGACAATGCCGACGACAGCCCCGACTACCTGGCGCGCGTGCGCGCGTCGGCCGGCGGCTATCTGTCCACGCCATTCGGCGAGGACGTCGAGCTATCCATGCGGATCGGTTCCTGCTGA
- the rplL gene encoding 50S ribosomal protein L7/L12: MADLQKIVDDLSSLTVLEAAELAKLLEEKWGVSAAAAVAVAGPAGGGAAAAPAEEKTDFTVVLASAGEKKIEVIKEVRAITGLGLKEAKDLVEGAPKPVKEGVNKEEADKLKAQLEKAGAKVELK, from the coding sequence ATGGCTGACCTACAGAAAATCGTCGACGACCTCTCGAGCCTCACGGTGCTCGAAGCTGCCGAGCTCGCGAAGCTCCTCGAAGAAAAGTGGGGCGTTTCCGCCGCTGCCGCCGTGGCGGTTGCCGGTCCCGCGGGTGGCGGCGCCGCTGCTGCTCCGGCTGAAGAAAAGACCGACTTCACCGTCGTTCTCGCTTCCGCTGGCGAAAAGAAGATCGAAGTCATCAAGGAAGTCCGCGCCATTACCGGCCTGGGCCTCAAGGAAGCCAAGGACCTCGTCGAAGGCGCGCCCAAGCCGGTCAAGGAAGGCGTGAACAAGGAAGAGGCCGACAAACTCAAGGCCCAGCTCGAAAAGGCTGGCGCCAAGGTTGAGCTGAAGTAA
- the rplJ gene encoding 50S ribosomal protein L10, which produces MERAAKKDAVEALNEVFKTTSVAVVAHYSGLTVAQMQKLRTQMKQAGASVKVSKNRLAKIALEGTDVVAIGSLLKGPTVIATSNDPVAAPKVAMEFAKTNEQFVILGGSMGKTVLDVNGVKALASLPSLDELRGKLVGLLVAPATKIAQLSTAPAAKLARVVQAYASKSEAA; this is translated from the coding sequence GTGGAAAGAGCGGCAAAAAAGGACGCGGTTGAGGCGCTGAACGAGGTCTTCAAGACCACGAGCGTTGCAGTCGTCGCCCATTATTCCGGCCTCACCGTGGCCCAGATGCAGAAGCTGCGTACGCAGATGAAGCAGGCGGGCGCGTCGGTGAAGGTCTCGAAGAACCGTCTCGCCAAAATTGCTCTTGAAGGCACGGACGTCGTTGCCATTGGCTCCCTTTTGAAGGGGCCGACCGTGATCGCGACTTCAAACGATCCGGTAGCGGCGCCGAAGGTTGCCATGGAGTTCGCAAAGACGAACGAGCAGTTCGTCATTCTCGGCGGCTCGATGGGTAAAACCGTCCTGGATGTGAACGGCGTGAAGGCACTTGCCTCCTTGCCGTCGCTGGACGAATTGCGCGGCAAGCTTGTCGGCCTCCTGGTGGCGCCGGCGACCAAGATCGCTCAGCTCTCCACTGCGCCCGCGGCCAAGCTCGCGCGCGTCGTCCAGGCCTATGCCTCAAAGAGTGAAGCGGCCTGA
- the rpoB gene encoding DNA-directed RNA polymerase subunit beta, translating into MAQQTFTGRKRVRKFFGHIKEVAEMPNLIEVQKASYDQFLMVDEPPGGRLDEGLQAVFRSVFPISDFSGTSMLEFVRYEFEPPKYDVDECRQRGMTYAAPLKVTLRLIVFDIDEETGAKSVKDIKEQDVYMGDIPLMTMNGTFVVNGTERVIVSQMHRSPGVFFDHDKGKTHSSGKLLFAARVIPYRGSWLDIEFDAKDIVFARIDRRRKIPVTSLMYALGLDGETILSTFYKKINFKRAKDGWRVPFDAARFRGYSTINDLIDADTGKVVLEAGKKLTVRAARQLQEKGLKALRLSDEELIGNYLAEDLVNPKTGEIYAEAGEELTEKSLKALNEQGYKELPLLDIDHVNVGAYIRNTLHADKNMTREDALFDIYRVMRPGEPPTIDSAQTMFQSLFFDAERYDLSAVGRVKMNMRLELDAPDTHRTLRKEDILAVIKTLVDLRDGKGEIDDIDHLGNRRVRSVGELMENQYRIGLLRMERAIKERMSSVDIDTVMPQDLINAKPAAAAVREFFGSSQLSQFMDQTNPLSEITHKRRLSALGPGGLTRERAGFEVRDVHPTHYGRICPIETPEGPNIGLINSLATFARVNKYGFVETPYRKVKDGRVTDEVVYLSAMEEGRYRVAQANVPLDAKGRFTEDLIVCRHAGEVLPITPDKVDYMDVSPKQLVSVAAALIPFLENDDANRALMGSNMQRQAVPLVRAEAPFVGTGMEGVVARDSGAAIAARRSGVIDQIDATRVVIRATEDLDPTKSGVDIYRLMKYQRSNQSTCINQRPLVKVGDIVKKGDIIADGPSTDLGELALGRNVLVAFMPWNGYNFEDSILLSERIVKDDVFTSIHIEEFEVMARDTKLGPEEITRDIPNVSEEALKNLDEAGIVYIGAEVRAGDILVGKITPKGESPMTPEEKLLRAIFGEKASDVRDTSLRVPPGVQGTIVEVRVFNRHGVDKDERALAIEREEIERLAKDRDDEQAILDRNVYGRLAELLENRQGIAGPKGFKKDTKITRAVLEEYPKSQWWMFASPNDKLMAEIEAMRKQYDESKKGLEQRFLDKVEKLQRGDELPPGVMKMVKVFVAVKRKIQPGDKMAGRHGNKGVVSKIVPIEDMPFLEDGTHADIVLNPLGVPSRMNVGQILETHLGWACAGLGKRIGQTIDGYYQKQDLKPLRETLKKIYGDDETIKTLNDNELMELGRNLSHGVPIATPVFDGAKEADIEEMLKLAGFDASGQSTVYDGRTGDAFDRKVTVGYIYMLKLHHLVDDKIHARSIGPYSLVTQQPLGGKAQFGGQRFGEMEVWALEAYGAAYTLQEMLTVKSDDVAGRTKVYEAIVRGDDTFEAGIPESFNVLVKEMRSLGLNVDLHNSKMGPAPTSEAAE; encoded by the coding sequence ATGGCGCAGCAGACATTCACCGGTCGCAAACGGGTCCGCAAGTTCTTCGGACACATCAAGGAAGTCGCCGAGATGCCGAACCTGATCGAGGTTCAGAAGGCGTCTTACGACCAGTTCCTGATGGTCGATGAACCTCCGGGCGGCCGGCTGGACGAGGGCCTGCAGGCGGTGTTCCGCTCAGTGTTCCCGATCTCGGATTTCTCCGGCACCTCGATGCTGGAATTCGTCCGCTACGAATTCGAGCCGCCGAAATACGACGTCGACGAGTGCCGCCAGCGCGGCATGACCTATGCTGCGCCGCTGAAGGTGACACTGCGCCTGATCGTGTTCGATATCGACGAGGAAACCGGCGCCAAGTCGGTCAAGGACATCAAGGAGCAGGACGTCTACATGGGCGACATCCCGCTCATGACCATGAACGGCACCTTCGTCGTCAACGGCACTGAGCGCGTCATCGTCTCGCAGATGCACCGTTCGCCCGGCGTGTTCTTCGACCACGACAAGGGCAAGACTCATTCGTCCGGCAAGCTGTTGTTTGCCGCGCGCGTGATTCCGTATCGCGGTTCCTGGCTCGACATCGAGTTCGACGCCAAGGACATCGTGTTCGCGCGCATTGACCGCCGCCGCAAGATCCCCGTGACCTCGCTGATGTACGCGCTCGGTCTCGACGGCGAGACGATTCTGTCCACCTTCTACAAGAAGATCAATTTCAAGCGCGCCAAGGACGGCTGGCGCGTGCCGTTCGACGCCGCCCGTTTCCGCGGCTACTCGACCATCAACGACCTGATCGACGCCGACACCGGCAAGGTGGTGCTCGAGGCCGGCAAGAAGCTGACCGTGCGCGCGGCGCGCCAGTTGCAGGAAAAGGGCCTGAAAGCCCTGCGCCTGTCGGATGAAGAGCTGATCGGCAACTATCTCGCCGAGGATCTCGTCAACCCGAAGACCGGTGAAATCTACGCCGAGGCCGGCGAGGAGCTCACCGAGAAGTCGCTGAAGGCATTGAACGAGCAGGGCTACAAGGAACTGCCGCTGCTCGACATCGACCACGTCAATGTCGGTGCCTACATCCGCAACACGCTGCATGCCGACAAGAACATGACGCGTGAAGACGCGCTGTTCGATATCTACCGCGTGATGCGTCCGGGCGAGCCGCCGACGATCGATTCGGCCCAGACCATGTTCCAGTCGCTGTTCTTCGACGCCGAGCGTTACGACCTCTCTGCGGTCGGCCGCGTCAAGATGAACATGCGCCTCGAACTCGATGCGCCCGACACCCACCGCACGCTGCGCAAGGAAGACATCCTGGCGGTCATCAAGACGCTGGTCGACCTGCGCGACGGCAAGGGCGAGATCGACGACATCGACCATCTCGGTAACCGCCGTGTGCGTTCGGTCGGCGAGCTGATGGAGAACCAGTATCGCATCGGTCTCCTGCGCATGGAGCGCGCGATCAAGGAGCGCATGTCCAGCGTCGATATCGACACCGTGATGCCGCAGGACCTGATCAACGCCAAGCCGGCGGCTGCCGCAGTGCGCGAGTTCTTCGGCTCGTCCCAGCTCTCGCAGTTCATGGACCAGACCAACCCGCTGTCGGAGATCACCCACAAGCGCCGCCTCTCGGCGCTTGGACCGGGCGGTCTGACCCGCGAGCGCGCCGGCTTCGAGGTGCGCGACGTGCATCCGACGCACTACGGCCGCATCTGCCCGATCGAGACGCCGGAAGGTCCGAACATCGGCCTGATCAACTCGCTGGCGACGTTCGCGCGCGTCAACAAGTACGGCTTCGTCGAAACGCCCTACCGCAAGGTGAAGGACGGTCGCGTCACCGACGAGGTCGTGTACCTCTCGGCGATGGAGGAGGGCCGTTATCGCGTGGCGCAGGCCAACGTGCCGCTCGATGCCAAGGGCCGCTTCACCGAAGACCTGATCGTCTGCCGTCACGCCGGCGAAGTGCTGCCGATCACGCCGGACAAGGTCGACTATATGGACGTGTCGCCGAAGCAGCTCGTCTCTGTTGCCGCGGCGCTGATCCCGTTCCTCGAGAACGACGACGCCAACCGCGCGCTGATGGGCTCGAACATGCAGCGCCAGGCGGTGCCGCTGGTTCGCGCCGAGGCGCCGTTCGTCGGTACCGGCATGGAAGGCGTGGTGGCCCGTGACTCCGGTGCCGCGATCGCCGCCCGCCGTTCCGGCGTGATCGACCAGATCGACGCCACCCGCGTCGTGATCCGCGCCACCGAAGATCTCGATCCGACCAAGTCGGGCGTCGATATCTACCGGCTGATGAAGTACCAGCGCTCCAACCAGTCGACCTGCATCAACCAGCGTCCGCTGGTGAAGGTCGGCGACATCGTCAAGAAGGGCGACATCATCGCCGACGGTCCCTCGACCGATCTCGGCGAGCTCGCGCTCGGCCGCAACGTGCTGGTCGCGTTCATGCCGTGGAATGGCTACAACTTCGAAGACTCGATCCTGCTCTCCGAGCGGATCGTGAAGGACGACGTCTTCACCTCGATCCACATCGAGGAGTTCGAGGTGATGGCCCGCGACACCAAGCTCGGACCTGAGGAAATCACCCGCGACATTCCGAACGTTTCGGAAGAAGCGCTGAAAAACCTCGATGAAGCCGGCATCGTCTATATCGGCGCCGAAGTCCGCGCCGGCGACATCCTGGTCGGCAAGATCACGCCGAAGGGCGAAAGCCCGATGACGCCGGAAGAAAAGCTTTTGCGCGCCATCTTCGGCGAAAAGGCTTCCGACGTCCGCGACACCTCGCTGCGCGTGCCTCCGGGCGTGCAGGGCACGATCGTGGAAGTGCGCGTGTTCAACCGCCACGGCGTCGACAAGGACGAGCGCGCGCTGGCGATCGAGCGGGAAGAGATCGAGCGTCTGGCCAAGGACCGTGACGACGAGCAGGCGATCCTTGACCGTAACGTCTACGGCCGCCTCGCCGAGCTGCTGGAAAACCGCCAGGGCATCGCGGGTCCGAAGGGCTTCAAGAAGGACACCAAGATCACGCGCGCCGTGCTCGAGGAGTATCCGAAGTCGCAGTGGTGGATGTTCGCGTCACCGAACGACAAGCTGATGGCCGAAATCGAGGCGATGCGGAAGCAGTACGACGAATCGAAGAAGGGCCTTGAACAGCGCTTCCTCGACAAGGTCGAAAAGCTGCAGCGTGGCGACGAGTTGCCGCCCGGCGTGATGAAGATGGTCAAGGTCTTTGTCGCGGTGAAGCGCAAGATCCAGCCCGGCGACAAGATGGCCGGCCGCCACGGCAACAAGGGCGTGGTGTCCAAGATCGTTCCGATCGAGGACATGCCGTTCCTCGAGGACGGTACGCACGCGGATATCGTGCTCAATCCGCTCGGCGTGCCCTCGCGCATGAACGTCGGCCAGATTCTGGAGACGCATCTCGGTTGGGCCTGCGCCGGCCTCGGCAAGCGCATCGGCCAGACCATCGACGGCTATTATCAGAAGCAGGATCTCAAGCCGCTGCGCGAGACCCTGAAGAAGATCTATGGCGACGATGAAACCATCAAGACGCTGAACGACAACGAGCTGATGGAGCTGGGCCGCAATCTGAGCCACGGCGTGCCGATCGCGACGCCGGTGTTCGACGGCGCCAAGGAAGCCGACATCGAGGAGATGCTGAAGCTCGCGGGCTTCGACGCCTCCGGCCAGTCGACCGTCTATGACGGCCGCACCGGCGACGCCTTCGATCGCAAGGTGACGGTGGGCTACATCTACATGCTCAAGCTGCACCATCTGGTCGACGACAAGATCCACGCGCGTTCGATCGGTCCGTACTCGCTCGTCACCCAGCAGCCGCTGGGCGGCAAGGCGCAGTTCGGCGGCCAGCGTTTCGGCGAAATGGAGGTGTGGGCGCTGGAAGCCTACGGCGCGGCCTACACGCTGCAGGAAATGCTGACCGTGAAGTCGGACGACGTTGCCGGCCGTACCAAGGTGTACGAGGCGATCGTGCGTGGCGACGACACGTTCGAGGCGGGTATTCCGGAATCGTTCAACGTGCTGGTCAAGGAAATGCGCTCGCTCGGCCTCAACGTCGACCTGCACAATTCCAAGATGGGACCGGCGCCGACGTCCGAGGCGGCTGAGTAA